The Brucella melitensis bv. 1 str. 16M nucleotide sequence GTGCAGATGGCTCGACCGTCGAATTTCGCGCCAATGACGGGCATGAGCGCCGCGTTACGCTCGTCTATCCAGGCGAGGCGGATATTGCCAAAAACCGCATTTCCATCCTCACGCCGATTGGCACGGCGCTGATCGGCCTTGCGCCGGGCCAGTCCATTTCGTGGACGGCGCGTGATGGCAAGCAGCACGAACTGAATGTTCTGAAGGTGATGCGCACAGACGAGGCTGCGGAGGAGGTGCGCGCCGAAGCGGGCAATGTCGTGGCTTTCGCAGGGCGAGATGCAGTTGGCGTCGCATCAGAGGATGACAATGATCCGGGCCCGAGCGCGGCCTGATCCACTTCATCGCCAAACCCGGTAGCAATGCCGGGTTTGGCGTTCTGGAAATGCTTTAAAGATGCTGGTTGAAGCCGCCAGGCAAAAGCGCAACCGCTTTTTCAAACAGGGCGGGGTCATGGCCCGTCTCCTCGCAGAAGCGGATAAGCGTCGGTTCATGTCCCAGGAAAAATTGTAGCACGCCAGCCAGAAAACCGGGCTCCCGTGCCGCCTGCCGGATAGAGGAAGCCTCGATGCCGGTCAGCGCCAGAAAGCGCGGCAGCAGGTCCTTGTCCTGCGCGAGCCAGGCCAGTGCTTCAATGGCAAGCCCTTGTGCGTCGGCTTCGCTCATGAGCTTTTTCATGTACTTTCTCTCTCTTCGCTTGGTGCCGTGGCGGGTGGTAACTGCCAACAGTCCGGAAGTAACGGAATAATTTGCCATTCGTCAATGAAATGGAGTTAAATTGCTCCAGGGCTGGATCAGGAGACTCTCTGGCGCAAAGCAAACGAGGTCGACAGCCGGATAAGGGCCAGGGATTTTTCGATGACGAAAAGCGTAATGATCGTGGAGGACAACGAATTGAACATGAAGTTGTTTCGCGATCTTATCGAAGCGAGCGGATATGAGACCATCCGCACCAGAAGCGGCCTTGAGGCGCTGGACCTCGCCCGCGAGCATCATCCCGATTTGATCCTGATGGATATACAATTGCCGGAAGTTTCCGGTCTGGAGGTCACAAAATGGCTGAAAGACGATGAGGAATTGCGGCATATTCCCGTCATCGCGGTCACGGCATTTGCCATGAAGGGCGATGAGGAGCGCATAAGGCAGGGTGGCTGCGAGGCCTATATCTCGAAGCCGATCTCGGTGCCTCGCTTTATTGAAACCATAAAGTCCTATCTGGGCGATGCCTAGCGCGGTTTTTGTTTTAACAGAATCGCCGGAACGCTCTAACTATTTGTTTTGTCGCATTATCCGACGCAAAACCGCTTCGCATTTTTGCTGGAAATGCTCTAAAACTTTCAAGGATGCGCAATGACAGCAAGGATTCTCGTCGTCGATGATGTGGACTCCAATGTAAAGCTTCTCGAAGCGCGCCTTCTCAGCGAATATTACGAAGTCGTTCCCGCCTATAGCGGCGCCGAGGCGATTGAAATCTGTCTTGATGGGCAGATCGACATTGTTCTTCTGGATGTATTGATGCCGGGGCTTGATGGTTTCGAGGTTTGCCGACGCCTGAAAGCCAATCCGCGTACGGCAAATATTCCAGTCATTATGATTACGTGCCTCACCAGCCCGGAAGACAAGGTGCGCGGGCTTGAGGCGGGGGCGGAAGATTTTCTCTCAAAGCCTGTCAACGATCTTGAACTCCTGTCACGGCTGAAAAGCCTTACCCGGCTCAAGATGATGTCGGACGAGCTGTTCCAGCGCGCCGGCCGGATTGCGGATGCCGAAGTGGATGCCCTCCTTGCGCGCAAGATGGCGGGTAAAGACGGCAATAAAGATGAGATCGCCCGCATTCTTGTGGTGGATGAGGATGAACTGGCGGCCGCGCGCCTTCGCCATATTCTGGATGAGAATTATCGGGTCGATGTGGCGAGTGACGCCGAAACCGCACTGATCCGCGCTATTGAAACAGATTACGACACGATCATCGTTTCGGCCTCCTTCACCTATTATGATCCGCTGAAACTATGCACGCAATTGCGCACAATCCAGCGCACGCGGCTCATACCGATCATCCTGATGGTGTGGGAAGACGAGGGCGCACTGGTGGTGCGCGCACTGGAACTGGGCGTGAACGACTATCTGATGCGCCCATTGGAGAAGATAGAACTGTTTGCGCGGCTGCGCACACAGATCAAGCGCAAATGCTATAATGATATTCTGCGCCAGAGCATGGAGCGCACTATTACCCAATCGGTGACGGACGGCCTCACGGGGCTGCATAACCGCCGCTACATCGACATGCACATGCCGCTGCTGCTCACACGCGCAATCGAGCGCAAGCAGCCCCTCTCGATCATCATGATCGATCTTGATCACTTCAAGCAGGTCAACGAACAATATGGCCATGGCGCGGGCGATCATGTGTTGCGGGAATTTTCGGGCCGTTTGCGCAGGAATATTCGCGGCATGGATCTTATCAGCCGCTACGGTGGTGAGGAATTTGTCGTCGTGCTGCCGGACACGGACAGGCAGGCTGCCTTCAATGTGGCTGAGCGCGTGCGGGGTATCGTAGCCGAAGCTCCCTTTGTGCTCGATGACGGAAAGCGCAGGGCCAGCCTGACGGTCAGCGTGGGCGTTGCAGCACTTCGGCCCGCAGGCGACAGCCTTGAGGCGCTTTTCACCCGCGCGACCGACGCGCTCATTCAGGCGAAGCAGAGCGGACGAAATCGCATTGTTTTATCCGCGGCCTGATTGCGCAAATGCGAAGGCGCGATTCCAGGTTGGAAAAATAAAAAGCCGCCTCGCAAGAGACGGCTTTTTGAATTCAATCGTCTGTCGATGACGACCGGAAAACGAATTACTTGATCTTCGTTTCCTTGAACTCGACGTGCTTGCGCGCAATCGGGTCGTATTTGGTCTTTGTCATCTTTTCCGTCATCGTGCGGCTGTTCTTCTTGGTAACGTAGAAGAAGCCGGTGTCAGCGGTCGACAAAAGCTTGATCTTGATTGTCGTAGCCTTGGCCATATCGATATACCTGCTCTAAGTGCCTGCCGGGCATGATCTTCCCGAAAACCGGTTCCCACTTTCCGGGATCATGCACGATTGATAGAAACCGCCAACGATTCCGGCAATTCATCCGGCAGCGGAAATTCGGCGCGACACTACGGATTAGAGGCAAAAAGTCAAGACTGCTTCTTCCGCAAAAGCAACCTAACCGCAGCAAAGAGCGCATATGCGGCAAAAAATATGCCGAGCGTCATCGGGAAACCCTTCGGCCCCATCGCATCCATGCCGATGCCGACGAGTTGCGGTCCGGCCAACATGCCGATGGCATAGCAGAAAATGAAGGCTGCATTGGCGGAGGCAAGTTCGCGTCCCGTCAGCTCAGACCCCAGATGCGCAAGGCCCACCGTATAAAGCCCGGCCACCACGCCGCCCCACAGGAACAGAATGCCTGCCATGAAATACCAGTGCTGCATGAGGTAGGGCAGCGCCATCATGCCGATGAGGCCAGTCGTGGCGCAGAACAAAAGCAGCTTGCGCCGGTCCGATATACGGTCGCTGACAATGCCAAGTGGAATCTGCATCAGCATATTGCCAAGACCGATCATGGTGAGAAGCAGCGCCGCATCCGCTTCCGAATAGCCGACCCGTGTGCCGAAAACTGGAAACAGCGCAAACCCGCCCGTTTCGACGGCGCCGAACACGAAAACCGCCATGGTTGCTGTCGGCATCGCGAAGATGAAAGGCAGGAAAGGTACATGCTCGCCTTCCTCGAAATCGGGGCTGTCGCGCCAGGCGACCAGCACTGGAATGAGCGCAACCATGATGATGGCGAAGCCGACATAGAAGGGCAGGCCGCCCGTGCTGCCAATCTTCGAGAACAGCCACGGGCCGAGTGCAAAGCCCAGCGAAAGCGAGGTGGAATAAATGCCGAGCACCAGACCGCGCTTTTCCGGCGGTGCGGAGGCGTTGATCCAGTATTCGGACAGAACGAAGAGCACGGTGAGTGCAAAGTGAAGCATCACGCGCAAGGCAAACCATGCCCAGAGCGGTTGCAGGAAGTGAAAGCCCAGAAAAGCGCCGCCGCCGATGAGAAGCATCAGCAGGATGGCCTTCACCACGCCGAGCCGTGCGGCAATGGGAGCGGCAAGCGGGGCCGCAGCAATGGAGGCAAGGCCTGCAACTGCGGTATTTGCGCCAATCAGGCTTGCCGAATAGCCCCGGCTTTCCAGAAGGACGCTCAGGAGCGGAATGCCAAGGCCGATGGCCGCGCCAACCGCGCTGATCGTGGCAATGGCCGCAGCAAGCGAGCGCCAATGCATCTGGCCCCCTGTCGGTCCACCGGCTGGCTCTCGCGGGACAAGATCGGCGGGTTGGATTTCTTTATTCATAGGGTTCAGATCACTTCGCGAACAAAGCGGTCATGCCGCTTGCTGTATTGCACCACCGGCAGGGTGGCAGGCAGATCAAGCTGCGTATCCATCAAAAGCGCGGTGGCTTCGTTCAGGATCGCCTGGGTGATACGGGCGAGATCAAGTTTTTCGATCTGGTCGATCAAAACCCAGTCAAGATCTTCCAGTTCGCCGCTTGGAACAAGTTTCTGGGTCTCCACCTCCGGCAAACTATCGCGAAAGGCGATAAAAAAGCGCGTATCGAAACGGCGGACATTGCCGGGCGGCGTTACCGCCCGTGCGAAATAACGCAAACTGTCCAGTTGAGGCAACATGCCTCGTTCGAGAAATGCACACCAATCTTCATGCTTGGGAGGCACGATATGGGCGGATGCGGGATGCGCTATGCGCAGGCCCGTTTCCTCGAAGGTTTCGCGAATGGCGCAAAGACCGAGCGCGCGGGCGCGCCGCAGCGAGGCGCGTGCACCCATGCCTTTCAGAAGCTTTTGCGTGTCATTTTGGCTAAGCTCGCTTGCCGCGGCAATAGCGCCATCGGCCGGATCGGCGCGGCCACCCGGAAAGACGAATTTGCCTGGCATGAAAGCGAGGCTTGAATGCCACCTGCCCATCAGAATGCGCGGCGTTGCGCCGGATCTGTCAACAAGAAGCAGAGAGGCTGCATCGCGCGGGCGCAGACAGCGCCGGGGCTTTGCTGGTATGGGCTTTGGCTCACTCATGGCGCGGCTCAAGCGGCGTCGCCGTATTCGCTTTCGTTTTCGCCCCCGAAACCGTGCATGTAAAGCGCCCATTGCAATCCGATGACCGAACCTTTGATGGGTTGCAGCAGAAGCAGGGACATGATGAGCGTCATAGGCCCCCAGATCGCCATATGCGCCCACAGCGACAGGTTGGTCGTCGCCTCTACACCCATGAACAGGCCGACGACGATATGACCGACGACGAGAATGGTGAGATAGGCGGGCAGGTCGTCCGCGCGCTGTTCGGTATAGTCTTCACCGCAGGCCATGCATTTATCGACCGGCTTCACGAAGGCACGGAACAATTTGCCTTCATAGCAATGCGGGCATCGGCAGCGGAAGCCACGCCACAGGGCTTCCCCCACCGGGCGCTTGGGCAGGATGGCTTTCGGGTTTTGCCGCCGAAAACCTGTATGTTCTGCTCGGAATTGGCCTCTAGCGTGCTCATCAGTGACCTCTCCTCTTGTGGCGGGGAATACCCGCCGGCTTGCCTTTCCGGCCCCGCATTGCCCGGCTCGCCTTATGATGCGAGCGCGTCGACATGGGCAAGGGGTGCGGTTCGGAAACCATTTCAAAACGAACCGCACCCGCAACGGGGAGTGCTTCCACAAGCCTCACCGTTACCGTATCGCCCAGACGAAAGCCCCTGCCGCTTCGTTCGCCCGCGATTGCGTGGTTTGCTTCGTCATATAGATAATATTCATCGCCCAAAGTTGAAATGGGCACCAGTCCGTCTGCGCCATATGTCGCAAGATTGACGAACAGACCGGCGCGCGTGACGCCGGTAACGCGCCCCTCATATTCGTCGCCGAGATGCGAGGCGAGGAAATGCGCGATCAGCCGATCCACGGTTTCACGCTCAGCCAGCATGGCGCGGCGTTCGGTGGCCGAAATCAGGGCCGAAATCTCTTCAAGCTGCGCTTCTTCCGCGCTCGTCAACCCGTCCGTGCCAAGCCCCAGCGCCTTGATGAGCGCGCGGTGCACGATCAGATCAGCATAACGGCGGATTGGTGAGGTGAAATGCGCATAACGGCGCAGATGCAGGCCAAAATGGCCGATATTGTCGGGGCTGTATTCGGCCTGGCTCTGGGTGCGCAGCACGACCTGATTGACGAGTTCCTGATGGTCTGTGCCATCGACCGCCGCCAGAATGCGATTGAACTGCGCGGGCTGCAGTTGCGCGCCCTTGGCAAGATTGAGATCCAGCGTACGCAGGAACTCACGCAGGGTTTCCTGCTTGGCCAGCGCCGGTTCACCGTGAATGCGGAAAATAAGCGGCTGGTGCCGTCCTTCGAGCGTTTCGGCGGCAGACACATTGGCCTGAATCATGAATTCTTCGATGAGCTTATGCGCATCGAGGCGTTCCGGCACGATGACTTTGTCCACCTTGCCTTCCGGCGTCAGTAGGATTTTCTTTTCCGGCAGATCGAGTTCCAGCGGCTCGCGTGCGTCACGCCCGCGCTTGAGAACCGCATAGGCGTTCCAGAGCGGCTTTAGAACGGTATCAAGAATCGGCCCGGTCTTGTCATCGGGGGCGCCGTCTATGGCGGCTTGCGCCTGGCCATAGGCAACCTTGGCGGCCGAGCGCATCATGATGCGGTGGAACTTGTGTGATTTCTTGCGCCCGTCGGCACTGAAAATCATACGGACCGCCAGCGCCGGCCGGTCTTCCATCTCGCGCAGGGAGCAAAGATCATTGGAGATGCGTTTGGGCAGCATCGGTACAACGCGGTCGGGAAAATAGACGGAATTGCCGCGTTTCTGCGCTTCGCGATCAAGGGCTGAGCCGGGCCGCACATAGGCGGCGACATCGGCGATGGCGACGATGACGACTTGCCCGCCGGGATTTTCCGGGTCCGTATCCGGTTCGGCATAGACCGCATCGTCATGGTCCTTGGCGTCGGCCGGATCGATGGTGATGAGCGGGATTTCGCGCCAGTCTTCGCGGCCTTCCAGCGTGGCAGGGCCTGCGGTTTCAGCCTCGCGCAGCACTTCGTCAGGAAAAACATGCGGGATTTCATGTTCGTGAATGGCGATCATCGACAGCGCCTTTTCACTATCGATGGAGCCAACCACCTGACGGACCTTGCCGCGCGGCAGGCCGTAACGGCGCGCGGAAAGCAGTTCTACTTCCACCAGATCGCCGCTTTCGGCATTTTCCAGCATGGCGGGATCAAGCTGCACTTCGCCCTGTTTGCGATTGACCGGCTCCAGCCGCCATTCGCCATTGCCAAGTTTGCGCACCACGCCCAGAACGGCATTGGCGTGATGTTCCAGCCGCTTCATCACGCGGGCGGAAAAATCCGGCCCTGCGTGATCTTCATTGCGGAAGATTTTCGCCAGAACGCGGTCGCCAACGCCGACGACAGGGCCACTTTCTGACGTCTTGTTAAGCCGGGTTCGCCGCAGCAGGACCACTGGCGGCTTGCCGTGGCTCGCCTCATCCCATTCAGCCGGGCGGGCAAGCAGGCCTCCATCCTCATCCCGGCCCGTAATATCGAGAACCGCAACCGATGGCAGCGAGCCGGGACGCGAAAGCTTGCGCGCGCGCTTTTCGACGAGACCTTCATCGGCAAGCTCACGCAACAGGTCTTTCAGATAGACCCGTGCATCGCCCTTGATGTTGAAAGCCTTGGCGAGTTCCCGCTTGCCCGCGCGATCGGGATTTTCCTCGATATATTTGAGGACCTCTTCCCGTGTCGGCAAAAAGGCTGCGGAATCTTTCGATTGGGCTGTGGCTGCACGCCGCTCGGTCCGTGCGGATCGTCCGGTATCGGATTTGGAAAAACGGCGTGCCAATTGTTACTCCTCTGCCGCCTTGGCCTTGCTCTTGGCTTTGGCCGGGGCTTTTTTTGTAGCGGTCTTTTTCGCGGTTGTCTTCTTTTCAGAACTTGCCGCCGACTTGCGGGCGGGGGCCTTTCTGCCCTTTGACGAACCGGCTTTTTCAGTAATCAGCGCCAGCGCCTCTTCCAGCGTCACCGATGCCGGATCCTTGCCCTTGGGCAGTGTCGCATTGACCTTGCCCCAGTTTACATAAGGCCCGTAGCGCCCGTCGCGAACGGTGATAGCGCCGCCATCGGGATGATCGCCGAGGGTGGCGAGCGCGGCCGGTGTGGACCGTCCCCGACCGCCGCCCTTCGATTGCTTGTCGGCAAGCACGGAAACTGCACGGTTGAGGCCGACCGAGAAGACTTCCTCGACATTTTCCAGATTGGCGAATGTGCCGTCATGGCTGACATAGGGCCCGTAGCGCCCGATGCCCGCCGAAATCATCTTGCCGGTTTCCGGGTGCAGGCCGATATCGCGCGGCAGCGACAGGAGTGCTATCGCCTTTTCATGATCCACCGTGTCGAGCGTCCAGCCCTTGGGGAGGCTGGCGCGCTTGGCTTCCTTGCCTTCGCCGCGCTGGATATAGGGGCCGAAGCGCCCGGTGCGTGCGGTGATTTCCTCGCCGGTGAACGGATCCTTGCCGAGCGGCTTCGGCTCGTCGGAAGCCGCCGTCTCGCCATTGGCCTCGCCACCAAGCTGGCGGGTATATTTGCATTCGGGATAGTTGGAGCAGCCGACAAAAGCGCCATAGCGGCCAAGCTTCAGCGACAGCGTGCCGGTGCCGCAGGTGGGGCAGGAGCGTGGGTCGCTGCCATCCTCGCGCGCAGGAAAGACCAGCGGAGCCAGTTCCTCATTCAGCGCATCCAGAACATTGGTGACGCGCAGTTCCTTGATGTCCTCGACGGAGCCGGAGAATGCACGCCAGAAATCGCGCAGAATCTCTTTCCACGACAATTTGCCATCGGAAATAAGATCAAGCTTTTCCTCCAGGTCTGCCGTGAAATCATATTCCACATAGCGCTCGAAGAAGCTTTCAAGAAACGCCGTCACAAGGCGCCCCTTGGCTTCGGGAATCAGCTTGCGCTTGTCGATGATGATATATTCGCGGTCGCGCAGCGTGGCGAGTGTTGCGGCATAGGTGGAAGGACGGCCAATGCCCAACTCTTCCATCTTCTTGATAAGGGTTGCTTCCGAATAGCGCGGCGGCGGTTCGGTCGAATGCTGGGTCGCATCGATCTTTTCGCGGGCAAGCGCCTCGCCGGAGCGAATTTCCGGCAGCTTTGCACTCTCTTCGTCGTCGTCCTCCTCCTCGCGATGATCCATATAGGCGGCAAGGAAGCCGTCGAATTTCGTCACCGAGCCATTGGCGCGCAGCATGGCGGCGCGTGAACCGTTGGTGGCCTCGATATCGACCGTGGTGCGCTCGATATCGGCGGCCTGCATCTGGCTTGCAATGGCGCGCTTCCAGATCAGTTCGTAAAGGCGGGCCTGATCCTCATCGAGAAAGCGGCGCACATCCTTTGGATGACGCGAAAAATCAGTGGGGCGGATTGCTTCGTGCGCTTCCTGCGCATTCTTGGCCTTGCTCGAATAATACCGCGGCTTTTCGGGCACATATTTCGCGCCGAAACTCTTGGCGATAGCGTCTCGGGCGGCATTGATCGCTTCGGGAGCAATCTGCACACCATCGGTACGCATATAGGTTATGAGACCGGCTGTTTCGCCGCCAATGTCCACGCCTTCATAAAGGCGCTGCGCCACCTGCATGGTGCGCGAAGCAGAAAAGCCCAATTGCCCCGAGGCGGCCTGCTGCAAGGTGGAGGTGGTGAATGGCGGGCCCGGATTGCGCTTGGTAGGCTTTGCCTCGACGGAAACAGCCTTGAAGTTCGCGCTTTCCAGCATGGTGCGGATGGCACCGGCCTGTTCGCCGTTCTTGATATCGAGCTTTCCAAGCTTCTTGCCATCAAGCGCGGTGAGGCGGGCAGTGAAACTGTCATTGCGCGGTGTCTTGAGAAGGGCTGCGATATTCCAGTATTCCTCGCGGACAAAGCGTTCGATTTCCGCTTCGCGGTCGCAGACCAGACGCAGCGCTACCGATTGCACGCGACCGGCCGAGCGGGCGCCGGGAAGCTTGCGCCAGAGCACCGGCGAAAGGGTGAAGCCGACCAGATAATCGAGTGCACGGCGGGCGAGATAGGCGTCCACCAGCGGCTCATCAATATCGCGTGGATGGGCAATTGCATCCAGAACGGCCTTTTTGGTGATGGCGTTGAAGGCCACGCGCTTCACCGTTTTGCCGTTGAGCGCCTTTTTCTGCCGCAGCACTTCCAGCACATGCCAGGAAATGGCTTCCCCTTCGCGATCAGGGTCGGTTGCGAGAATGAGGCCGTCGCTGTCCTTCAGTGCCTTTACAATATCCGCCAGGCGCTTGGCGGAATTGCTGTCCACTTCCCAGGACATTGCAAAATCTTCGTCCGGGCGCACCGAGCCATCCTTGGCTGGCAGGTCCCGCACATGGCCAAAGGAGGCCAGAACCTTATAGTCCGAGCCCAGATATTTGTTGATGGTTTTGGCCTTGGCAGGCGATTCGACGACGACGACGTTCATGTAAAGCAGCCTAAATTCGCGTCCCACGGAGGCTCTAAACCTCCTTGCCGCATGAAATAAGTTGCCTTCCACATGAACAGCGGGCAGCGATTGGTCAAGAGTGTGCGCATAAAATTCACGAAATACAACCTATGGTTGCTTCTCTTAACGAGGAAACCTCCAATAGTATTAAATTGGGGGTTGCCTGTCGGATTTGCGCCGATGGGGGTCGATTTTAAACTGATACGACAATTTAAAATCGGGGGTTAGGCAAGAATGCAACGGAGAGCTACGCGCCGTGAAATGTTTATTTATATTGAACAACTGATTGATGAATTGGCCAAGCTGGCAAAACAGGCACAAAATCCGATGCTGGTTTATTTATTGGAAATGGCGCAGGAGGAGGCGCGAGACTCCATAGAGCAGGTTACTGCCCAGGATTGAACCGGATTTTCACGCCTGGGTGAATTCATCGCAGGGAACGATAGCCACTCGATTGCCGGGATAACGCAATAGGCGCCCGGCAAGATCGAGTTCCAGCAAAATGAGCTGGATCGCGTCGGTTTCGATGCCGGTATGCCGTACAAGCGTATCGACATCGACCGGCACTGGCCCCAGCGCATCGATGACCAGATCGCGCTCCCTGTCAGTCGTGATGGCCTGCAACTGTTCCGGTTCCTCATCGATCTGGGTCAGAAGGTCGGGCTGTTCCGGTTCGTCGCCAGCCGGATCAGCGGGGCGTATGAGCGGCAACAGCGTTTCGATCACATCCTCCACGCCGGTAACGAGCGTCGCGCCCTGTTTCAAAAGCAGGTTCGTGCCGCGGGCACGCGGATCAAGCGGAGAGCCCGGCACGGCAAAAACCGTCCGGCCCATTTCACCTGCCATGCGCGCGCTGATGAGCGAGCCGGAGCGTTCTGCCGCCTCCACCACGATGAGACCGAGCGAGAGCCCGGCGATGATGCGGTTGCGGCGTGGAAAATCACGCGAGCGTGGTTCGGCGCCCATAGGCATTTCCGTGATAAGGGCGCCGCCATTTTCAGGAATGGCGCGATAAAGCGGCAGGTTTTCAGGCGGGTAGGGGCGGTCTAGTCCGCCCGCCAGCACAGCGGCCGTTCCGGTGGACAGGCTTGCCTTGTGGGCAGCCGCGTCGATGCCGCGCGCGAGGCCGGAAACAACGCAAAAGCCTTCGCTGCCAAGATCGTGCGCCAGCTTTTCGGTAAAGCGCGCGCCGACCACAGACGCATTGCGCGAGCCGACGATGGCAACAGGCGGTTTGCGAAACACGCCCGGATCGCCCTTGATGATGACCAGTGGGGGCGGCGCTTCGCAATTTTTGAGTTGCGGCGGATATTCTGGCTCGCCCATGCCGATGAGGCGCGCGCCCATGCGCTCAATGGCTTCCAGTTCGCGCTCGGCTTCATCCACGGAGATGATGCGAATCGGTCTTGCGCTGCCGCCGCGTATATTGAGATCGGGCAGCATTTCCAATGCATTGGAGGCCGAGCCGCAAAAGAGGATCAGGTCGCGAAAGGTGACGGCACCGATATTATCGGTGCGGATAAGACGTAACCAGTTGAGCCGTTGACGGTCGGAGAGGCGAATTCCGGTCTTCGGATTCGCGCCCTGTTTCATCCCTTGGCTCCGATCTTGCTTTCGGTGCCGTTCAGCAGCCGGCTGATATTGGCACGGTGCTTGATGAAGACGATCACGGTCATGATCGCGAAAAGGGCGGCAAGTGCCTGGTTTCCGCGCGAATAAAGCGCAATCGGCACAACGAGGCTGGCGACGAGTGCGGAAAGCGAGGAATAGCGGGCGAGAAGTGCGGTCACGATCCATGCGGCGGCAAAGACCAGCGCGCCCGCCCATGCAAGGCCGATCAAAACACCGAGATAGGTGGCGACACCCTTGCCGCCCTTGAAACCGATCCAGACCGGAAAGAGATGCCCGATAAATGCGCCGAAACCGGCGGCGATGGCTGCATTCTGGCCGAAATGTGCGGCGATCAGCGCGGCGGCCGTACCCTTCAGCGCATCGAGAATGAGCGTTGCGGCGGCAAGCTTTTTGTTGCCGGTGCGCAGAACATTGGTTGCGCCGATATTACCCGAACCGATTGCGCGCACATCGCCCAGACCCGCAAGCCGTGTCAGGATGAGCCCAAAGGGGATCGAGCCGAGAACATAACCGAAGATAAGTGCTCCGATTAGCATGGCATTGAAGAAACCCGGTTCGGCCATTGCAATTCCCTCTGTTTTTTGATTGCGCATAACCCGGAAACCATGTCCGATTTTTCAGGGTTATGCGGTGTTTTTCAAGCCGAATAAACGGTCTTGCCCGCTACAATCGTGCGAACCA carries:
- the topA gene encoding type I DNA topoisomerase → MNVVVVESPAKAKTINKYLGSDYKVLASFGHVRDLPAKDGSVRPDEDFAMSWEVDSNSAKRLADIVKALKDSDGLILATDPDREGEAISWHVLEVLRQKKALNGKTVKRVAFNAITKKAVLDAIAHPRDIDEPLVDAYLARRALDYLVGFTLSPVLWRKLPGARSAGRVQSVALRLVCDREAEIERFVREEYWNIAALLKTPRNDSFTARLTALDGKKLGKLDIKNGEQAGAIRTMLESANFKAVSVEAKPTKRNPGPPFTTSTLQQAASGQLGFSASRTMQVAQRLYEGVDIGGETAGLITYMRTDGVQIAPEAINAARDAIAKSFGAKYVPEKPRYYSSKAKNAQEAHEAIRPTDFSRHPKDVRRFLDEDQARLYELIWKRAIASQMQAADIERTTVDIEATNGSRAAMLRANGSVTKFDGFLAAYMDHREEEDDDEESAKLPEIRSGEALAREKIDATQHSTEPPPRYSEATLIKKMEELGIGRPSTYAATLATLRDREYIIIDKRKLIPEAKGRLVTAFLESFFERYVEYDFTADLEEKLDLISDGKLSWKEILRDFWRAFSGSVEDIKELRVTNVLDALNEELAPLVFPAREDGSDPRSCPTCGTGTLSLKLGRYGAFVGCSNYPECKYTRQLGGEANGETAASDEPKPLGKDPFTGEEITARTGRFGPYIQRGEGKEAKRASLPKGWTLDTVDHEKAIALLSLPRDIGLHPETGKMISAGIGRYGPYVSHDGTFANLENVEEVFSVGLNRAVSVLADKQSKGGGRGRSTPAALATLGDHPDGGAITVRDGRYGPYVNWGKVNATLPKGKDPASVTLEEALALITEKAGSSKGRKAPARKSAASSEKKTTAKKTATKKAPAKAKSKAKAAEE
- the dprA gene encoding DNA-processing protein DprA gives rise to the protein MKQGANPKTGIRLSDRQRLNWLRLIRTDNIGAVTFRDLILFCGSASNALEMLPDLNIRGGSARPIRIISVDEAERELEAIERMGARLIGMGEPEYPPQLKNCEAPPPLVIIKGDPGVFRKPPVAIVGSRNASVVGARFTEKLAHDLGSEGFCVVSGLARGIDAAAHKASLSTGTAAVLAGGLDRPYPPENLPLYRAIPENGGALITEMPMGAEPRSRDFPRRNRIIAGLSLGLIVVEAAERSGSLISARMAGEMGRTVFAVPGSPLDPRARGTNLLLKQGATLVTGVEDVIETLLPLIRPADPAGDEPEQPDLLTQIDEEPEQLQAITTDRERDLVIDALGPVPVDVDTLVRHTGIETDAIQLILLELDLAGRLLRYPGNRVAIVPCDEFTQA
- the plsY gene encoding glycerol-3-phosphate 1-O-acyltransferase PlsY; its protein translation is MAEPGFFNAMLIGALIFGYVLGSIPFGLILTRLAGLGDVRAIGSGNIGATNVLRTGNKKLAAATLILDALKGTAAALIAAHFGQNAAIAAGFGAFIGHLFPVWIGFKGGKGVATYLGVLIGLAWAGALVFAAAWIVTALLARYSSLSALVASLVVPIALYSRGNQALAALFAIMTVIVFIKHRANISRLLNGTESKIGAKG